Part of the Ornithodoros turicata isolate Travis chromosome 6, ASM3712646v1, whole genome shotgun sequence genome, aggtgccagtatactgatgtatcctaacagtgtttcacaggtgtcctgccgttcgattcttaattacgttatgttttgcattccgaaactagaccgtcactgcagtgcagcgctggggattgtactacagcacgtttcccagccaatatttcgataagaaacgacttgaggttaaccaCAACCATGTATATAGTATCCCGTAcagcgttctggacaaaaattgttccataaagaacggtccgggaaaagatatactcgcatggcagaaagagatcgttctgtagaatcacagccgttgttttagccgtgcatgcttttagtatgatttatatcaagcatcgccttagaaagagtcttttagtaaacgacagcggtgctttgcctcgcaaatatggatacaccgaagcagcccaaataattacttcacgcaattagatcacactcgttaggacagttaatcaggtattGATGTAAGCTTGATCAATTAGGTTACTCAGAAAGTGGTAatacctccttgagacacaggacttatctctttttgaagtacagcccttctgtgtttgtttgcttcttcctttatttgttctgattatttgcaggcgcggttgtgccaaactgaatgtccttctccagcactcacatgcttttgttgaatacaactgcagcgtgagaaaagatgcttggggacggggtcctgctatccagtgctgactttgtcatgcttgttatgtggagcatgttccaaaaaatgcagctccacgtatggtcttcaaattgcaacaggactatttggagcttgaaacagttgtgattttgtcattttggccctcgtgtacccagtctgtgaaacgcaaacaaaaaagtctaacacgatatgcttttgtaatgaagatcactgatgatcagtgaagagaatatacgagttcaagtttattcaatgttttatatcattcattatattattcaacattttatgtcaagtttatacaacatcaagtttattcaagttcaagatttatttcttgcacttatgcgtttcaggatacaatgaacgtgcagggaggtcgcaaaagactacatttattgttttgtgaccttgctacaatggcaatatatattttaggaatgacaatggtcaggtacgctctctcaattttaggttggaatgagcaatgaatagcaacttccctcctgatattttctcatatatgctaaattttaaatttaatgtaatcgaatatgtgataatataataataatatataagaatataatatgtgataaatgaatgtgatcaacagtagatgtaaacaacatgagtagccagagaagtgcattctcaataaataattttcttcttatagcgatatgtgcatgcctattaactgaaacaattatcacagttccctgacaagttttaatttctgagagtgtactgtagaggctgcttagatctacaacagttcatacaaggtattatatactgtgaatgcctttaaagatcccatgtgacacatatacctttactttctggaggtgctgtggtagtcaaagtttgtgggcattacacaggttctgcacccatttcttgagtatgtcgaggcagctgtgcaataacctgcattgatgatgattattccaatttttatggtgcatcgacaacaaaggaaataatacatcagaacattggtttgggtgcaaccagttaaaaatgaatatgttgtttaataaatgcattggacaaatgttaaaacaccagtttaaaacatggtttacaatccctgtatcttctaaaaattaaaaagattaaaaactattttaaaaagaatatggggaactcttctaaaaagaattataatctctaattattatattgctgggtgaaggagcctaaagtcgaAGGTGTGTTTctcatgtgaacatgtaagaaaatatgcaaaactgagagaggctaaccagagtgcgtgcactgaggttgttccttcctgtaaagtagaaaccagtggatgaggaacgtgatacttacctgtacacccagccgtatcacactgcacagattattcactgggtagccctcatgacgaaacctgtattgagagaccacttttgccttaaaaactgctacaaatagcacgacacgctacaaattattactatcgtaacaagctgacgatacagctcagacacaaaggcgttattcaagtcgcgccacaccaccgttacataggattctttgtcacaaatcaaaccaaggcacaaaacaataccaatacatgaaaaaatgtgacaatcgtggtctttttatgacgtaataccgaacttgtgcgcgaaggtaattcaaagaaatgaatgtggcacttgcttccgcacaGAACACCgtgtacaggcgtcgccacccttaaccgtagtgcagagccgtatattaaaagggagtctggccattaatgggtcatgcctatacctgaagctccacccactttttcagctttccgaccaatgaagtcttgaactatggggcgctatcaatcagcctatcctcactatttgcccccttatccaacatgggcagcgccattttgggtggcaagtggattggatgggattgaaatggatagctctcgcaatctgcaaaattgGTGGGTTTTTGGTGccaatttgatgagcgccacctagggagcgtaaggcacgtcgggaattgtcgtctgcttccgtcgttgtaccgctgccgacagaaccacctgctgggacacactctgttgtcggtatgatttttaatcaaatctacatgaatagttggaatataagaggcaagaatgcttatatccatgaaatccagcaattaaatataagattgtacagcacagcgccgtttttgttacgatttcgttgtgatcgccgtgttcactaggcccaacaccggcgacaaaacgtattattttcggttagatatcgatggatgagcaccagttgaaactgatttccaagaaacgtatatgaggatgtacatttgcagcgtaaaatcagagtagtctgtgaaatttttttgtcccgaaatccccgcttcactgtgtttgttttcgtcgccattttggatggcagtgaggtgtcatggcgacccccttgataaagagcaaaccaatcagtggagcgaaactgtgattgacaagtcgagcctctttttgtgactcctcccaatggccagactcccttttaatatacggctctgccgtagcgcgggagcgcgtggcctgcttgcatgccagcgccgccttgcgtcGATGCTGGGGTGGAGGCTTTAAGATCATGGTACACCAGCGCCTCctctcgatcggttgagctCAGGGCCATCGGCATGGTACGAATGGATCACCTGCTGTATGGTATGACCTTATGCCCTCGCAGAACAGGCACAGTAACCGCGCGTGTGCGTTATCTACCACGCTTTATCTAAATGCCGGTTTGCAGAAAGGCGAGCTTGAGGGGCACAATATTCTGAAATAAGTTTGAGACATATGCAAACACTGTAGGCTCACCCATGTTTCCTCTGAGCGTTCTGTTCACTATGATATGTGTTATCAcataatttttttgtttttgtttcatggTGCTGAGGAAAGATTTGGTAACGTGTTTGTGTGGATACGCCAAAGAAACACtgatatttttgctcgtatactgCTTTTCTTATCGCAGAAGTGTCTGCAGATAGCTAACCGAGTAGGTGATCCGTGCGTGCTTGCCATGCCCCTGTCGAGAGGGGGCGCTTGTGCACCAGGGCCCCAGGGTCTCCACCCCAGCACGCCCCATCATCGAcacaaggcggcgctggcatgcaagcaagccacgcgctcccgcgctacggttaagggtgaCGACGcctgtaccatgctagcaatgcatgcaaaaaagcgctcgagtgcttgcacatatattgatgacaacactacctgtgtagtctaacatgttctttcaagcatattatgcactcaaactctatttgccgccgggtaaaatggaagtgtgctcgattgaacgtcggaagagcgatcaagcaacctgcatccagtgctcgttttgggcaaaaaaacacttcataatggtcaacgaAATATAcggaatggacgcctatttattccttgatgaagagtgactcacctgtataaatttaggccctgtaaccttgccagtacggttggtacgaccgtaattgcaagaagttgccatgagcgctgcggcgactgttgtgggtacagtaagatggccgGTTTaagccggtttcttcacgctcgcactccctatccgcgatccagccttttacaatcgagatcagtgggtggAACTGGCCCTTTGTCAGGTAAATCTTCGTCGCTTCGTGCACGGTCTTGCGATATGTTTTACACCGCAATGTATTTTATGCAAAATACGATACTGTGTGACCCGTACCTGTAGTACGTTCTAGTCTGTTGGATGCCAGTACGCAATAACAAGCAATGGAAGGATGTAGCCAAAGTTGAAGCTAAGAACGACAAAAGACTATATGTATGGCTGCACCCACTCCTTCCGCGAATATTCACCGTAGTTAACGAGTCAACGCGCGGGCGGCGGAGAACAATATAAATTAAATAACATGCAATGGAACGGCGGAGCACTACAACCCTTGCTGGTTTCAATCCACACCCCCGTCCCCACATACCTAAGTTCCTTCGGCGAGGCAAAAGCAAAAAGAACGCCGGTCGGCACGCACCACGATACATGATAAGTTATCAGGAATCGCGGTGCGTGTTGAGCGCCTGTAGCTGTTATCGGTGATAACAGCGATAGGTGATTTCTTATTCCACAGACAGCTGGGCCATTCCAGCCGAAACCACCCAGAGGTGTTGCTCGACCCTCTTAGATTTCGCAGAAAAAAATTGTATGCATTCCGATATGGGTGTGTATTATGGCTCGGGATCTAACACGTTTTTCCGACTTTCGTTTAAAACGTTTCCGTTTACGCCGTTTATATTCACGTATAGTCTGGATGTTTCCTTATGAAATGTTTAAACGTTTTGTAATGCAAAACGTTTAAGCGCTTTGTGGATGCGAACCGTTTAAACGTGTCGTTAATGTGAAACGTTTAAGCGTTTTGTTAAAATGAGGCGGTTGAACGTTATGTTAAGGTGAAGCGTTTAAATGTCTTGTTAATACGAAACGAATCGCCTTTCGAAACGGATAGCTATTTAAGCAACTTCTTATCTTTATTAATGGGAAacatggacgcgccaggcattATGGGGACAGAGACAGAAGTTGTCCCCGTTATGCCTAGCGCGTCCATGGTTCCTATCAGTAATTACCAACGCCAGTTTGTCACTGTCTTATAAGTAGCTTGTTCATTTCATATTTGGCTTTTAAGCCGCCCTATCAGTGTTCATTTTCGTCGTACATTTCACTATGAACCGCCGTGTTTCACTACAGTTTTAAACATGTCGAGCTCGTAATGTCGGTGATGACGTTTGAATCTTTTGTGTAGTTTACACTGAAAATTACGTATTTACCTTCTTTACGCGAGTAGTATTTTGGTGAAAAGACCAACGCGGAAGATTGTCACCTTGAGCGACTACTTTATCCTGAAGCATGTAACCTGTGTAACAGTGTAACCTGTGTAATGTAACCTGTGTAACATGTAACAGTGCTCTTTCCTACTGGTTCCCACTATTtcactctaaaaccagaacattTGCCAATTACGCGTTAAGAACCAATCactgtcccgaatgatatcattcttgcgCCAGAGTGGAAAAAAGGGATGAGCACGACTTTTGTTTCATGATGCGCTGACGCGAATCTGACGCGCTGACGGCACAAAGAGCCGTAGACCTCCCGTTATGAACAAACTGGGATGGAGAAAAAACACCCAGGATCTGCCGGACGATGTCGATGAGATAAAGCTCCGTTTTTGGGGTGTCAGCGATCCCAATGCCATCAAAGCACGCGGAGCGGAGTTCGGTGTACGCTGCGAACGAGGTCGGGGCAAAGCTCtattaaccaccaagaaatGGAATAAAATGCGCCCTGCGCTGTGACCGTTCTTTATTAAACATAAGACTGTCACAAATGAGCGGGACAAAGTAACATGCCACTTTAACGATACCCTGCACTGTCTTTCAAGGAAACGATTAAACGTCTCATAAGAAAACGTTTATATATGTATACGTGCCGCTGTACGTTTATGCGAACGAAAACGTTTAAATACGTATATGTGCTGTTTAACGTATATCTAAcagaacacgtttaaacgtgttttaagaaaacgtttaatctgtgaaacgtgttacaaaacgcgtttcttaagaaaacgtttaaacgttttcacgtttaaacgtttaacATAGAGCGTGTGTGTATGTAGGGTATAAACTTCATTTCTCgagattttgttttcttgagcatTGGGGGCGCCTCGAACTTGGCCCAAACATGAACGTTGTCCGTTCCGCGCGTCCTTCTGACACATACAGCAGACATTTCCGCGCTTTCTTTGCCTGGTGCTAGAGGGGAAGGGACCATCTATCTTCCCAAAGCGCATATGGAACGAGAATAAATCCGGTGACGTCGTAAAACCGAGCGCGTTTTGGGCCAAGTTTATCGTAAATTTTTGGCAAGTTCCCATTTTTGTCAGGAGACCGAGATTATTTATGCTCATAAACTACTGTATGGGGATTCGCTTCACATAAAACTTTGAAGCTGATACCTGTGTTCATTGCTTAACTAAGCAATCGAGAATATCGAGCACCCGTCAAAATTATACTTTTCAGATAatattttcacatacctgaggtAGCCTAGGAAGTGACACAAATCGTGCCATTTGTAGAACAAGTCGTCTCCTCTAACATATTGAAAAACTACAGGTGTATTTTTCCTTAAACGAGAAAGAAGCTTTTTTCCTTCACCgtactccgctgcagctcatTAGTTAGTTGAGGTCTTCTaggaagtaaaataaatgtgccTTTGTGGAAAAAAACCCTCTCTCATAACATTTAGAAAGTCTACCTGTGTATTTTTTCataagcgagaaaaaaaaaagtcgtcagcgcattcatatcccatctgtaagGTACCATTGTCACCCTTTGAAGGAAATTCGCCTTCTACTGTTAGTGTCGTTTCACATGATGCATGTTTTGTTGCACGAAACTTCGTTTCACGAAACAGATGCTCCGTGTGGAATGGTCGTTTGGGAATCGCTTCTCGTGCAATTCACTGGCATCTCCGACGAGCATCCTGTCAATCATCGACACACGTCAGCGAAGTTTGTCCAATGACTGTACACGTCGCCCCCACGTGACATTGAGGCGGAGACGCGGAGAGACAAATTtgtcaagaaaaagaaaatggcgGAAGGAGTAGCCGGCGAAGAAAACGCGGTGTCAACGCAGGTAAGCGCTGGTCAAGTACTTGTTGCAATGTTGTCCTTATAACTTTATTAGTACTGTACATGCTAGAACGCGTTTGAATTTGGAAAGCAGTACCTGCTACAAATCATACGTGCAAAGAAAGTCGTGCATTGTTGACGCTAATTTAATTGCTTTCAGTTTCGCTGGGCAACTGACAACCAGCGAATAATGTTGGAGTTCTACAAACAGCATCAGTTCCTATTCCAGCCGAAACATCCTGACTACAAGAAAAAGAGTCTGCATAGATACACATTAGCTGTATTGAGCGAGACGTTTGGCGGTCCGGGTGAGTCTGGTGCGTAGTTGAGACGCGTCTTTTGTCATTATTTTTTTACGCAGTACCGGAAATAACGTCGAAATTCCACGCGCTACGAACGTATTTCAATAAGGAGTACGCAAAAGTGAAGGCGTCGAAACGGTCAGGTGCATCTACCGACAACGTGTACACCCCAAAGTGGGAGCTCTATGCGGATATGCTGTTTGTGAAAGGCGTTGGCGGTCCGAGGTCATCTGTAGACTCACTCGACTGCACTGCACCCAATATGGTAGGCCCCGTGTTAGAAAATACACTGTCATATATATAATGGAAATAGGTAGGGAATGAACAACAAAAATCGTATTAGAGCCCTTTTTGAATGCCCCGGGCTATTACGTATATGCTTATGTCAGATATTATCATAAATTTTTGCACTTGCAGGATTTCTATTCACAGGAGGGGGTAAAGGGCGAAAGTTCGCAACAGTGTGCAAGTGACAGTGATGTGCAGGGAAGCTCACCACCACAACCGCCAcgacgtaaaaaaaagaaggcagaGTCGCAACCAATTAGGGAGGGAGTATTCCTGAGAGCCTTGCAGATTCTGAAGGATGGTGACGACGTGACTTCGGAAAGTGCATTTGGTGCTACTGTAGTGCATGCCATGCAAGGCATCGACGAGGTGAGAAAGGACCTACTCAAGTTGAAAATAATGGAACTGATCTTCCAGTTTAAGTATAACGCACAAGTCATACACAGCACTGACACCATGTAACATTTGTCTTTTGTTTCAAGTTTAATAATACATAAATTGTGTTGTTTCAAGTAATAATAGAAAAATGGTATATAAACtaatcttgaaaaaaaaagcaattgtCATGCTTCCTTATTGCGTACAGTCAGCGTGTACTTTGGCGGTCGTCCTGCCATTCTGTGGCACCCTCTGCAGAAAAGTAGGCACGGAACTCTTCTTGTACCCTGCTGGCTGCGGCAGATGCGTGATAGCCCCTTTGTCTGAGCTGCATCATGGTACCAGGTGCCCTACATTCACTTTCAGCTCTGACATCCCTGTCAGTCCCTCCACGCCTCAAAAAGTTGTGGAGAGCACAGCACGCGAGTACGATTGTGGTAGCATTATTTGGTGTTGCCTGTATTGGCTGGAGCAGGACCCTGTGGGCAAGCACATCAAAGAAGCTCTCCACTAACCTGCGAGCACGAGAGTGTCTGCAAAACGTGAAGAAACAGTATGAAGCTTGGGGACTTTAGCAATACCTGATACATGCAATAACCTGAATCATGAATGATTTTGTAAGAACTGTGTTTCAGCATCTCTACAGTTAATACCGATAATATTTAAATCAAGCATCAGTAAGATATGaaatttctgcactgtgtgcTATGGGCACTATCAGTTAGTACTTAGCTGATTATTATTACCTGTAGTTGTACCTCCTGCTTTCTATTGACATGTCGGAGCCTGGATACGGTCGTATGACACTTTCCTCCAATGAAAAGGCAGCGTCACCAATAAACACATACGGCAGCTGTACCCTACCTATCAGTTCACATGTTACACATCCAAAATTAGAAACTGTGTCGTCACAAAGAATTTTTAGTCTGAATACCTAGCAGTGGCTCAGGTGGGGGAAGGTTGAGCTTCCCTGCCTTCAGTTTCTTATaaaattttgtttgtttgaaaacTGTGGATTCATGTACACGTCCATTCGCGCCTGCATTTACGTACAAGGCCTAGAAAGGACAACATATTTATGGAACTGTAAGTATTGCACGAATGTATAAGGGTTTAACTAAGCATGCAAACATGACACCATGATGTACTCGTATATATAGGTACATACGTTCAGGTCAGCATCAACCACAGCGAATAGCACAATGCTGTGCTTCCCCTTATAGTTGAAGTATAGTGAGCCGCTGTTTGGTGGGCAGAACAACTCTATAGCCTTCCCATCCATGGCTCCCAGGCAGTGTGGAAATTGCGAGAGCGTATCCAAGCGGTCCGCAACCACATTCCATTCTTCTGGACAGGCTGGGAGTTTGACATATCTGAAGCATAAGGGTGGTATCATCTAATTATGTACATGACAAATAATTTGTGGAGCGGGCCATACCTGGGAGTGAGGCATTCAATAAGTGCAGCACATGTTCTATACACAATGTTGTGTGCAGTGCTCACTCCAACCCTATATTGGAAGTGGAGGGACGACTGGGATTCACCTACAAGTGAAAAGTGTATTGATTGCCAAGTCATCATGGAGATACCACATAGATGAAGGCGATAACCTGTGGCAAGGCGTCGTAATATTATGTCCAACTATTCCTCCGCAGTAATAGCTTCCCTCATGATGGTATCCTGCCTTTGCAGATTGGCCGTAATTATTTGTACGATTTCCGCAAAAACGTCAGGTGTCATGCGCAAGTAGCGTCGGTGGGCGGTGGTGTCCGTGAGGAGGTCATTAACCAGTGCATGATGCGCACCAGATTTCTTTCACTTATCAATGTAATCTTTCACCCACACACAACGTTTCTTTGCTGGAGGGACGTCTTCGGCAAGCAACAAAATTATCAGTGCAGCCGCCGCGCGTTTCCTCCGCTGTTGGAACGCCATTCTCCAAGTTTGCCGCCGCTTTCGCGGTTGCTTCGTCAACTAAAGACGCCCAAAGACACGGCTGATTGGTTAACTCGCTGTCAGCGCGCCCTCCTTTGGGCATCTTATGAGGCTGCATCCGGGGGCTTTGTGCCCTTCAGTTTCACAGTGTGAATGCACGAGGTTGCGAGCAACTTGAGTTGCATGAAACCGTTGCATGCAAGAAAGATGCATCGTGTGAAACGACCCTTAGTTCTACCGGGAGTACTCACAGCCGCCACTTCGTAGCAACTTCGCCGTCGTTTCTGGTTGTCTGAATGGCATGATTCATGGCAATGTTACGGTACACACCATTCGCCACTTGTTTATTGAACAATGTCCGAGAAATGTATTACTTTCGTGATGGCACGTCGCAATAGAAAAAGAGAAACTACAATTGCTGCTGTTCCTGCACACCCGCACAGCTGTTTGTCTGGGTGAAAAAAAGCTTGAGGGAGCATGTTATGACTCAACGCCGAGGCcgtacggttggagaagaaattgcTGAACGTGGAGCACAATGAGGCATGCTTCATCCAGGGCATCAGGAGGTACTGTTACTTAAAGCCTATATCTTCTGTTCAGGCATATGCAGCAAAAACTTCCAGTACTAAAACTAAAACTACTTCCAGTGAAACAAAGACAGTGCACGTGCAGctaatttttttcttccttttttctgttGTGAGAGAAGTGCGCGCGAGACCATAACAAATGGTTTCCAAAGACTGTTACGTCGCGTTCTGACGTGCTGTAAGTCAATAGCTATAGTCAGCTGGCGCAGTAAGAGGACACAGTGGTAGAAAAATGATGTTAATGGTACCTCACAGAGCGGATGCAAATGCGTTGACAAAGTTTTTTCCCATTCAAGAATAAATACGCCAGCAGATTTTTAATATGTTATAGGAGATGGTCTGTTCTTGAAATGATGTGATTTTTTCACTtcccagacgacttcaggtatgtgaaaacaatcataaatgatGACGAATCTGTTACGAAGCAGCGACTGGGAGTGTTAAGTTGGTAGAACTTGGCAGAACAGCAGGAGGCGAAATTCGTCCGAAGGGTGATACTGGTACCTTACAGACGGGATGCAAGTGCGCTGACGAATCTTGTTTTCTCGCGTAAGAACATCTGTAGGTTTTCAAAGTGGTAAAGGAGAGGGTCTCTTTTCACAAAAGAGAGTCACAAATTTATCACTTTttacttcctagacgacctcagcTAACAAATGAGCTCCAGCGGAGTATGGggagggaaattttttttttttctcgtttaaggaaaaatacacctgtagatttTGAATATGTTACAGGAGACGATTTGTTCTACAAATGACGCGATTTGTTTCACTTCCTAGACTACCTCGGGTACGTGAAAATACTACctgaaaagtgtcattttttttGCGAATTGTCGATATTCACgccagacagaacaccatctcctacggacgtccgaaatagattcCAATGTCCATATCCGAAAACTGACCTCCGTGGGACTCTGCTCGGATATTTATGGAGGGGtatccgtagccgtatatccgcaggaggcCCTGTTGTGGCTGTACGGATCatgtatttgaagagagagagaaacgcgggacgatgtagcactgcagaaattctactttccatgaaccaactcactttctcaaactacatgagtaagaaacagagacattacctcTACACCGACTTAATATGCCAAACAATTTCTCATTTTGCCGCTGTTTGtgcacgcaatcgaattaagcttagacagctcacccttcatttcaACTCACAGGCGAACACggctctcgaatgtgtagaagctcgcgagaacaccaatgtatagtgtctgttccctgtttggaagtgaatgcaccctcatttccaaagcatttcggctgagtagcccaatctcttgttgctgtttcttcttcttttcttctttctttttttgaaacgccgcgctgattttccctcatgggaagcaaagcggagcaacagaaattGAAACGACCGGCgacggtggcagatgttaaaaaaaatgtatgtttATATTTTACTTCAAAGCGTATACTgacttctgaaaaataaaaacgtaACACGCGCTCGAGATACACGCTACATCCCAGAGAGCTCCTGTTTATGTCCGTATCTCCTAGTTATGTCCGCAAAGTGgacgttcgtaggaagttcgaagcccggccaagtggatctccgtagtgtatccgctggaggaatttcattattctcCGGATAGtccgtgaaagtatatccgatggacatccgtaggacagaattttctgactgacttaaacaatgaatatagatcagcgtCATATTTTTACGTGAAACTAACCTCCATACAGTAGTTTGAGCATAAATAATCTTGGGATCCTGCGAGAATGCTAACTTGCTGAAAATTAATCGTAAAGTTGGACCAAAACGCGCTCCGTTCTCAAACCCTCACCACGTCATCAGATTCGTTCTCGTTCCATATGGACTTCGGTAAGGTGGATCGACCCTTCTCCTCTAACACCAGGCTAAGAAAGCGCTGACATGTCGTCTCTATGTGTCAGAAGGACGCGTGGAACggacaacactttttcatgtttgggcCAAGTTTGAGGCGCCCCCAATGCTCaaaaaaacaaaatcttgagaaaaaaagtttttatcctacatacacaccccctaaaggaatgcacacaatttttttcagcaaaa contains:
- the LOC135397912 gene encoding uncharacterized protein LOC135397912, whose translation is MAEGVAGEENAVSTQFRWATDNQRIMLEFYKQHQFLFQPKHPDYKKKSLHRYTLAVLSETFGGPVPEITSKFHALRTYFNKEYAKVKASKRSGASTDNVYTPKWELYADMLFVKGVGGPRSSVDSLDCTAPNMDFYSQEGVKGESSQQCASDSDVQGSSPPQPPRRKKKKAESQPIREGVFLRALQILKDGDDVTSESAFGATVVHAMQGIDEVRKDLLKLKIMELIFQFKYNAQVIHSTDTM